The following coding sequences lie in one Rutidosis leptorrhynchoides isolate AG116_Rl617_1_P2 chromosome 6, CSIRO_AGI_Rlap_v1, whole genome shotgun sequence genomic window:
- the LOC139851878 gene encoding mitochondrial Rho GTPase 1-like, translating into MFPDRVPVTIIDTCHSEEALDELVDDLTRADAVVLTYAFDQPSSLDGLSTFWLPTLELLNVRVPVIVCGCKLDLMDEWKEISLEQVMSPIMQRFRHIEKCVDCSAYKHTQVQEVFIYAKKAAIHPTAPLFDKQAQTLKPRCVRALKRIFILCDHDRGGALSDAELNYLQVKCFNAPLQLSELVGVKQAVQEKLPEGVNENGLTLTGFLSLHTLFIEKGCPEKTWTVLRKFGYNNSIRLLDDQLLPPFKRTPDQSVELRSEAVEFLNRVFSLSDMDGDGALNAHELEVVFSTAPECPWSEAPYANAAEKNALGGLSLDGFLSEWALMTLLDPVLSVENLICIGYRGDPSSAVRVILRRRVVRNKRPSDRNVFHCFVFGPKESGKTSLLNSFVGRPFSEVYTPTTEERYIVNIVPDGRKKTLILREIPEDEIEKLLIHKDALAACDLAVFVHDSSNESSWNRTKELLVQVASHGESTGYEVPCLIVAAKYDLQPYA; encoded by the exons ATGTTTCCTGACCGTGTACCTGTAACTATCATTGATACGTGTCATAG TGAAGAGGCTCTGGATGAACTTGTTGATGACCTGACTAGAGCTGATGCAGTTGTTCTTACATATGCATTTGACCAGCCTTCTTCGCTTGATGGATTGAGTACTTTTTGGCTTCCTACACTTGAACTATTAAAT GTTAGGGTTCCTGTTATAGTATGCGGTTGTAAGTTGGATTTAATGGATGAGTGGAAAGAAATTAGCTTGGAGCAAGTGATGTCACCTATAATGCAACGGTTTCGACATATTGAAAAATGTGTTGATTGTTCAGCATACAAACATACTCAG GTACAAGAGGTATTTATCTATGCTAAGAAGGCTGCGATTCATCCGACGGCCCCACTGTTTGACAAACAAGCACAAACTTTGAAACCTCGATGTGTCAGGGCTTTAAAGAGAATCTTTATTCTCTGTGATCATGATAGAGGTGGCGCTCTAAGTGATGCAGAGTTGAATTATTTACAG GTCAAATGTTTCAATGCTCCATTGCAACTGTCAGAATTAGTCGGTGTAAAACAGGCCGTGCAAGAAAAATTGCCTGAAGGAGTGAATGAGAATGGTCTAACATTAACTGGCTTTCTTTCCCTTCACACCTTATTTATTGAAAAAGGCTGTCCAGAGAAAACATGGACTGTTTTAAGAAAGTTCGGTTACAATAATAGTATAAGGCTTCTGGATGATCAATTGTTGCCTCCATTTAAACGAACTCCCGATCAG agtGTGGAGTTGAGAAGTGAAGCTGTGGAGTTTCTCAACAGAGTTTTTTCCTTGTCTGACATGGATGGT GATGGAGCTCTTAATGCACATGAGCTTGAAGTTGTTTTTTCTACTGCACCAGAATG TCCTTGGAGTGAAGCTCCATATGCTAATGCAGCAGAGAAAAATGCCTTGGGAGGGTTATCCCTTGATGGATTTTTGTCTGAG TGGGCTCTTATGACACTTTTAGATCCAGTTCTTAGTGTTGAGAACCTCATATGCATCGGATACAGGGGTGACCCGTCTTCCGCAGTGAGAGTTATTCTAAGAAGACGTGTTGTCCGGAATAAGCGACCCTCTGACCGAAATGTCTTTCATTGCTTTGTTTTTGGGCCCAAAGAATCTGGAAAAACTTCACTGTTAAATTCTTTTGTTGGAAG GCCATTTTCTGAGGTTTATACACCAACCACTGAGGAGCGATATATAGTTAATATTGTACCTGAT GGAAGAAAGAAAACTTTAATATTACGAGAGATACCTGAAGATGAGATTGAAAAATTGCTGATTCACAAAGATGCACTGGCAGCCTGTGACTTGGCAGTTTTTGTTCATGACAG TTCGAACGAGTCTTCGTGGAACCGAACAAAAGAATTGCTTGTTCAAGTTGCCTCTCATGGGGAGTCAACTGGGTACGAGGTTCCTTGCCTAATTGTCGCTGCTAAATATGACCTTCAACCATATGCTTAA